The sequence GAGAGCCCGGCTGACGTCGATCAGCAGACGCTGCCGTTCGAGGGGTTTGGTGATGAAGTTGTAGGCTCCCCGGCGAATGGCCTCCACGGCGTCCGCCACCCCTCCCTGGCCGGTCATGATGATCACCTCGCAGGGCAGGGCTTCGGCCTGCACCAGGTCCAGCAAATCGAGGCCGGTGGCGCCGTCGCCGAGGAGGTAGTCGGTCAGCAGCAGGTCCCAGCTCGCGGTGCGCAGCCTGGCCGCGGCCTCGTGCACCGATCCCGCCTCCGCCACATGGTGCCCCGCGGAACGCAACATGGCCGCCGCCATCTGTCGCACGGCCATCTCGTCGTCCACCACCAGCACCCGGCCGGTACGCGTTATCGAGGTCAAGGGCTCGTCCTCGTCACGAGCTGGATGGGAGGAAGGCGGGTGGTGGCGCGGCCCTAACGCGACCCGCCCGCTCGGGAGGCGGGACCGCTCCGCGCCAGGATCTCGGAGATCCTCCCGCAATTCTCCAGGATTTGCCCCAGACAGTCACGCACCTCTCGAGGAAGATCGAATCCCCGCATCAGGAGCCACTCCGCCGAACCGAGAATCGCGGTCACCGGACCGGCCAGGTCATGGCGCAGGTTGACGATGGCATCTTCGCCGGTCACGGCCTCCGCCACCACCAGCGCGACGCGCCCCCCGCCACGTTTCTCGAAGACCTCGATCCGGGCCGTCCCTCCCGGGCCGCCCGCGAAGGCCGGTCCGGGAGGGCGCTTGCCCGGATCGGCAGCCATCCAATCGGACCAGCCCTGCCGGCACCGCGCCTCGAACAGGGCCAGAACGTCGCTTCCCGGCTCGCCCAGCCCCTGCGCCGCGCCGTTGCGGGCCAACATCCGCCCCGCGTCATCGATCAGCAGAGCCGGCCGGTCCAGCAGATGCAGCAGACTTGCCAGGACCTCGACGGAGACCCCCCTCTCCGGCACGACGCCGATCTTCCCGTCACAGTTCATTCGCGCACTCCCCTCCACTGTTCCCCCGCTGTCGACCCACCGCGGCAGTTTACGAATTCCCCGCGCCGATCGTCAACCGCGGCAGGAAGGGCCGCCCGGGCTTTTCGTTCCATAATCGGGCTCCCTGAGGAAAGGAAGACATGCCATGGTCCACGACATTTCCCCACCCCTCTCCCCCGCGCTGGCGGTATGGCCCGGTGACGTGGCCGTTCACCGGGAGGTCAGCATGGATATGCGTGACGGCGATGCGCTGAACCTCTCGGCGCTGCGCTGCACGGTACATGCGGGAGCCCACGCCGACGCCCCCAGCCATTTCGGCGCCGGCGCCCCCAGCATCGAGCAACTCGACCTGGAAGACTTCATCGGACCGTGCCAGGTGGTGCGGGTGGAGGTCGGCGGCGGCACCGCGATCCGCCAGGAGGATCTGCCGGTCGCGATCACCGCCGAGCGCGTGCTCTTCGCCACCGGGACCCGCCCGGACCCGGAAGTCTTCACCGAGGATTTCGCGGCCATCGATCCCCGCCTGGCCGAGAGCCTGGCCGACCGGGGCGTGCGCCTGATCGGCATCGACACGCCCAGCGTGGATCTCTTCGACGCCCCGGATCTGCCGACCCACAAGACCTGCCTGCGCCGCAACCTGCGCATCCTCGAAAACCTGGCGCTCGGCGGCGTGGAACCGGGCTTGTACGAGCTGATCGCTCTCCCCCTGCACCTGGTGGGGTTCGAAGCGTCGCCCGTTCGGGCGGTGCTGCGAGAGCAGCACGGCACCCGGCGGGGGGCAGGGGCATGAAGCCGGTCACCCGGCCCCTGGTCCCGGCCGCGCTGCTGATGGCCGCCACCCTGGCCGGCCCCGGCTGCACCCGAACTGTTTCCAGCCCGGCTCCGCCGCCCCGGGTGCTGCTCGTCGGCATCGACGGGGCGGAGTGGGAGCTGATCCGACCGCTGGCTGCGGCCGGCGATCTGCCGGCCTTCCGACAGCTTCTCGAGGAAGGAGCCACCGGTGACCTGCGATCGTTAGCCGGCTACAACTCCCCGGCACTGTGGACCACGATCCTCACCGGGCGTCTGCCCGCCCATCACGGCATTCCCGGATGGACCCTCGAAGACGAACGGGGCGATCCGCAACTCGTAACCTCCAACATGCGCCGCGCACCGACACTGTGGGAGATTCTCGGTGCCGCCGGCCTGCGCTCGACGGTGGTCGGCCATCTGGCCACCTGGCCGGCCACTCCCATCGAGGGCTACCTGGTCACCAACTACTCGCCGATGGCCGTCACCCGCGGCGAAGGTGACCACGCCAGGACCGCCAATCCCCTCAAGGGAACCGTCTGGGAGGACGTCCCGGCGCAGGTTTTCCCGCCCTCCCTGCTGACGGAGGTCCTCCCCCTGCGCGTCGACATGGCCGACGTGGGTGAAGAAGAGATGCGGTCCTTCATCTCCCGGCCACCGCCCGCCCCCGGAGCCCTCGAGGCGGACCTGCTCCACAGCCTGCGCTTCGCCCATGCGGCGGACAGGACTTATGCCGGCATTTTCGATCACCTGCGCGCCAAGGAGCGCACCGCTTTCGCCACGGTCTACTTCGGCGGCGTGGACGCGGTTTCCCACCGCTTCTGGCGCTTCATGGATCCGTCCCTCCAGGGAGCGTCCGACGTCGAGCGCGAACGCTACGGCAAGGTCATCGCCCGCTACTACGCGTTCGTCGATCGCTACCTGCAGCGCATCCTCCGCGACCTGGACTCCCGGACGACCCTGATCGTCTGCTCGGATCACGGGTTTCGGGCGGCCCGCAAGAAGGACTCGCGCCGCAACCGGGAGTATTCCGGCCGCCACCGGCTCCGTGGAGTCCTCGCCCTCTACGGTCGCGGTGTGCGGCGGCCGGCCGTCGTCGAAGACGCCCGGCTGGTCGACCTGGCCCCCACGATCCTGGCCCTGCTCGGTCGGCCGGCGGCCCGCGACATGCCCGGCCGCGTCCTCGCGCAGGCCCTCGATCCCCGGCTTGTCGATCGTCTCCCGGCCCCCGTCGCGACCTACCAGGCCCTCGCGCCCCGTCCCGCCGACCGGACTCCCCGACCCTCTCCCGTCGACGAGCAGATGCTCGACCAGCTCCGCAGTCTCGGGTACGTGCAGTAGGCCCACGACCCCTGCCGCCCGACGGGCACGGAGGCCCCCGACCGACTACTCGACGGTCCAGGTCGACGGACCGGCCAGCAGCGCGGCCAGGTCGCGGGAGTCGCTCTGCTCGGCGCGGCGAATCTGCTCGTGGTGCAGATCCTCGAAAGCGGGCGCGGAGACGTCCCGCAGCACGCCGAGGGGCAACGGGAACTCCGGCGGCGCCAGGTGGGAGAGCAGGAAAGCCAGGGAGGGACTGGCCAGGGTCTCGTCGTGGACGATCAGGCGCGGATCGGCGCCATCGTTCCAATCCACCACCTTGGGCCGGCCGCACTCCTCGAGAATCAGCGCCTTGCACCCGTCCTCGCCGAAGCGCAGGGGCTTGCCCTGCTCGAGGTAGACCACGTTGTCGACGCGCTCCTGCTTGCCGGTCACCTGGCTCCAGGCACCGTCATTGAAGATGTTGCAATTCTGCAGGATCTCGATGAAGGCCGCGCCCCGGTGACGGGCAGCGCGATGGATCA is a genomic window of Acidobacteriota bacterium containing:
- a CDS encoding alkaline phosphatase family protein — encoded protein: MKPVTRPLVPAALLMAATLAGPGCTRTVSSPAPPPRVLLVGIDGAEWELIRPLAAAGDLPAFRQLLEEGATGDLRSLAGYNSPALWTTILTGRLPAHHGIPGWTLEDERGDPQLVTSNMRRAPTLWEILGAAGLRSTVVGHLATWPATPIEGYLVTNYSPMAVTRGEGDHARTANPLKGTVWEDVPAQVFPPSLLTEVLPLRVDMADVGEEEMRSFISRPPPAPGALEADLLHSLRFAHAADRTYAGIFDHLRAKERTAFATVYFGGVDAVSHRFWRFMDPSLQGASDVERERYGKVIARYYAFVDRYLQRILRDLDSRTTLIVCSDHGFRAARKKDSRRNREYSGRHRLRGVLALYGRGVRRPAVVEDARLVDLAPTILALLGRPAARDMPGRVLAQALDPRLVDRLPAPVATYQALAPRPADRTPRPSPVDEQMLDQLRSLGYVQ
- a CDS encoding cyclase family protein; protein product: MVHDISPPLSPALAVWPGDVAVHREVSMDMRDGDALNLSALRCTVHAGAHADAPSHFGAGAPSIEQLDLEDFIGPCQVVRVEVGGGTAIRQEDLPVAITAERVLFATGTRPDPEVFTEDFAAIDPRLAESLADRGVRLIGIDTPSVDLFDAPDLPTHKTCLRRNLRILENLALGGVEPGLYELIALPLHLVGFEASPVRAVLREQHGTRRGAGA